In Turicibacter sanguinis, a genomic segment contains:
- a CDS encoding MBOAT family O-acyltransferase encodes MVFSSLVFLFVFLPITLLLYFIVPRRVRNFILLLVSLVFYAWGEPIYVVLMIFSTIVDFIHGLLVEKYQDQPKKAKRVVLSSVIINLGLLTFFKYSGFIITNINTIFGTTFSTPDIALPIGISFYTFQTMSYTIDIFRRDARAQRNIVDLGAYVAMFPQLIAGPIVRYRTVAEQLNHRQETIERFADGVRRFIIGLGKKVLLANNIGLLWDSISTTEVTNLTVLSAWLGVMAFGLQIYFDFSGYSDMAIGLGKMLGFELLENFNYPYISQSITEFWRRWHISLGSWFRDYVYIPLGGNRKGKYRTYLNVFIVWFLTGLWHGASWNFVFWGLYFGSIISIEKAFLMKWLNRGPAFIRHFYTIFLLLIGWGLFAFDNFEHLLNYFKVMFGMQGEGLYNQMTLFYLASNAITLIVLIIASTPLMKLIYGYATRTSKFKWLFELIIMPLIYFSILFISTAYLVDSSYNPFLYFRF; translated from the coding sequence ATGGTTTTTAGTAGTCTTGTCTTTTTATTTGTTTTTTTACCAATTACGTTGTTGTTATATTTTATCGTTCCAAGACGTGTCCGTAATTTTATTTTACTACTAGTGAGCTTAGTTTTTTACGCATGGGGAGAACCTATTTATGTTGTTTTAATGATATTCTCAACCATTGTTGATTTTATTCATGGGTTACTTGTAGAAAAATATCAAGATCAACCTAAAAAGGCAAAGCGTGTGGTATTATCCTCAGTAATTATTAATTTAGGATTACTAACATTTTTTAAGTATTCGGGGTTTATCATTACAAATATTAATACGATTTTTGGAACAACTTTTTCAACTCCAGACATTGCTCTTCCAATTGGGATTTCATTCTATACGTTCCAAACAATGTCTTACACGATTGATATCTTTAGACGTGATGCTCGTGCACAACGGAATATCGTTGATTTAGGAGCTTATGTTGCAATGTTTCCACAACTTATTGCAGGACCCATTGTTCGTTACCGTACCGTGGCTGAACAATTAAATCATAGACAAGAAACAATCGAACGTTTTGCGGATGGAGTCAGACGATTTATTATTGGACTTGGGAAAAAAGTTTTATTAGCAAATAATATTGGTTTGCTTTGGGATAGCATTTCAACAACTGAAGTCACAAATTTAACAGTTTTATCTGCCTGGTTGGGGGTTATGGCCTTCGGACTTCAAATTTATTTCGACTTCAGTGGATATTCAGACATGGCTATTGGACTTGGTAAAATGCTTGGATTTGAATTGTTAGAAAACTTTAATTATCCATATATCTCACAAAGTATCACAGAGTTTTGGAGACGTTGGCATATCTCACTCGGTTCTTGGTTTAGAGATTATGTTTATATTCCACTTGGCGGGAATCGTAAAGGAAAGTATCGTACCTATTTAAATGTTTTTATTGTTTGGTTTTTAACAGGCCTTTGGCATGGGGCGAGTTGGAATTTCGTATTTTGGGGACTTTATTTTGGAAGCATTATTTCAATTGAGAAGGCCTTTTTAATGAAGTGGTTAAATAGAGGTCCAGCTTTTATTCGTCATTTCTATACCATCTTCTTATTATTAATCGGATGGGGATTATTCGCTTTTGATAATTTTGAACATTTATTGAATTACTTCAAAGTTATGTTTGGAATGCAAGGAGAAGGTCTTTATAATCAGATGACGTTGTTTTACTTAGCTTCTAATGCCATTACCCTCATTGTGTTAATTATCGCTTCTACGCCTTTAATGAAGCTAATTTATGGTTATGCCACACGCACGTCTAAATTCAAATGGCTTTTTGAACTAATCATTATGCCATTAATCTACTTTTCGATTTTATTTATTTCAACAGCTTACTTAGTTGATTCGTCTTATAATCCGTTCTTGTACTTTAGATTTTAG
- the secG gene encoding preprotein translocase subunit SecG, whose protein sequence is MFSLGVVDVLFMIVSVILIVLVALQSSKQGLSDSLTGGNSELFKNQKERGAEAYIVRATYICSIIFIVLGLIIFMK, encoded by the coding sequence ATGTTTAGTTTAGGTGTTGTAGACGTATTATTTATGATTGTTTCAGTAATCCTAATTGTCTTAGTTGCATTACAAAGTTCTAAACAGGGATTAAGCGATTCATTAACAGGTGGAAATAGTGAGTTATTCAAGAATCAAAAAGAACGTGGAGCAGAAGCTTATATTGTTCGTGCAACTTATATTTGTTCAATTATTTTTATCGTTTTAGGACTAATTATTTTTATGAAATAA
- the rnr gene encoding ribonuclease R has protein sequence MRNTVLELLGSSHYEAMTIDELVDYLQIEGTEAFKEFVKLMVALEDEGVVVRSKNDRYDLARELGFYKGIISIHPKGFGFVEIDDMDDVYIRNEDLNGALHKDTVLVKILPSSKGDSLEGEIVQVLERGMKEFIGTYYEIKQVGYVKPDNSRYHAVVAIPKNKSKGAVRDHKVRVKIVDYLENNVVKAEVLEILGHKNDPGIDILSVVYKYDIVPEFSKDALEQAAAIPTELDADSYKGRRDLRGETIVTIDGDDAKDLDDAVHVKMLDNGNYLLGVSIADVSYYVTEGSPLDRDAYFRGTSVYLVDRVIPMIPHRLSNGICSLNPQVDRLTITCEMEISPKGEVVNHEIFPSVINTTERMTYHNVNLILQGEDQEVLNRYEALVPNFHLMYELSQILRKARHDRGSIDFDLDEAKIIVDEYGFPTGVELRDRGIAERIIEDFMLAANETVAEHFHWMDVPFIYRVHEHPKPEKLERFYKLARALGYEIKGTREHVHPKALQMITEAVQGKPEHAAINTMMLRSLQKAKYSEESLGHFGLAAEFYTHFTSPIRRYPDLIVHRLIRRYLFEQDLSNETLTYYNTIMPEIGLQTSKRERDAIDAEREVEDMKKAEYMTQFIDEEFEGVISSVTKWGMYVELPNTVEGLVHVNDLTDDYYEFDEDNLALIGRRTKTMYKLGDVVKVVVVAASKEERTIDFQLVGMSKSRPKRSFKRIDTRGASGANDRRRDGKPKTSSSSNSRNNRNKKSSDRFNDNKKPKRKNNKGSKNFSNQKSNSQKKSNK, from the coding sequence TTGCGCAATACAGTATTAGAGTTATTAGGATCAAGTCATTATGAAGCAATGACAATTGATGAGTTAGTAGATTATTTACAAATTGAAGGAACAGAAGCTTTTAAAGAATTCGTTAAATTAATGGTAGCCCTTGAAGATGAAGGGGTTGTCGTACGTTCAAAAAATGATCGTTATGATTTAGCACGTGAATTAGGTTTTTATAAAGGAATTATTTCTATTCATCCAAAAGGATTTGGGTTTGTTGAAATAGATGATATGGATGACGTTTATATTCGTAATGAAGATTTAAATGGAGCCTTACATAAAGATACGGTTTTAGTTAAAATCTTACCATCTTCTAAAGGTGATAGTTTAGAAGGAGAAATCGTTCAAGTTTTAGAACGTGGAATGAAAGAGTTTATTGGGACTTACTATGAAATTAAACAAGTAGGTTATGTTAAACCAGACAACTCACGTTATCATGCTGTTGTAGCAATTCCTAAAAATAAAAGTAAAGGGGCTGTTCGCGACCATAAAGTCCGTGTTAAGATTGTTGACTACTTAGAAAATAATGTTGTTAAAGCAGAAGTTTTAGAAATTCTTGGACATAAAAACGATCCAGGTATTGATATTTTATCTGTTGTTTATAAATATGACATTGTACCTGAATTTTCAAAGGATGCATTAGAACAAGCTGCTGCTATTCCTACGGAATTAGATGCAGACAGCTATAAAGGTCGTCGTGATTTACGTGGTGAAACCATTGTTACAATTGATGGCGATGATGCTAAAGACTTAGATGACGCTGTTCATGTAAAAATGCTTGATAATGGAAACTATTTATTAGGTGTTTCAATTGCAGACGTTTCGTATTATGTAACCGAAGGGTCTCCATTAGATCGTGATGCGTATTTTAGAGGGACTAGTGTGTATTTAGTTGACCGCGTTATCCCAATGATTCCACATCGTTTATCAAATGGAATTTGTTCATTAAATCCTCAAGTTGATCGTTTGACGATTACTTGTGAAATGGAGATTTCACCTAAAGGTGAAGTGGTTAACCATGAAATCTTCCCTTCTGTAATTAATACAACAGAACGTATGACTTATCACAATGTGAATTTGATTTTACAGGGTGAGGATCAAGAGGTTTTAAATCGTTATGAAGCGTTAGTACCAAATTTCCATCTAATGTATGAGTTATCTCAAATTCTACGTAAAGCTCGTCATGATCGTGGATCAATTGATTTTGATTTAGATGAAGCAAAAATTATTGTAGATGAGTATGGTTTTCCAACAGGTGTTGAACTTCGTGACCGTGGGATCGCAGAGCGCATTATTGAAGATTTTATGTTAGCAGCTAATGAAACAGTTGCTGAACATTTCCATTGGATGGATGTTCCATTTATTTATCGAGTTCATGAACATCCAAAACCTGAAAAATTAGAGCGTTTCTATAAGCTAGCTCGTGCTTTAGGTTATGAGATTAAAGGAACAAGAGAACATGTTCATCCAAAAGCATTGCAAATGATTACGGAAGCCGTACAAGGAAAACCTGAGCATGCTGCAATTAATACAATGATGCTTCGTTCATTACAAAAAGCAAAATATAGTGAAGAAAGTTTAGGACATTTTGGATTGGCTGCAGAGTTCTATACTCACTTTACATCACCGATTCGTCGTTACCCGGACTTAATTGTTCATCGATTAATTCGTCGATATTTGTTCGAACAGGACTTATCAAATGAGACTTTAACATATTATAATACTATTATGCCTGAAATTGGTCTTCAAACTTCAAAACGTGAGCGTGATGCAATCGATGCAGAACGTGAAGTGGAGGATATGAAAAAGGCAGAGTATATGACACAATTTATTGACGAAGAGTTTGAAGGTGTTATTTCATCTGTTACGAAATGGGGAATGTATGTCGAACTACCAAATACGGTAGAAGGGCTAGTTCATGTAAATGATTTAACAGATGATTATTATGAATTTGATGAAGATAATTTAGCATTAATTGGACGTCGTACGAAAACCATGTACAAACTTGGGGATGTTGTAAAAGTTGTTGTAGTAGCTGCAAGTAAAGAGGAAAGAACTATTGACTTCCAATTAGTTGGTATGAGTAAGAGCCGTCCTAAACGTTCATTTAAACGTATTGATACACGAGGTGCATCAGGAGCAAATGATCGAAGAAGAGATGGCAAACCTAAAACATCTTCATCATCAAATTCGAGAAATAATCGTAATAAAAAATCATCTGATCGTTTCAATGATAATAAGAAACCAAAAAGAAAAAATAATAAAGGTTCAAAAAACTTTTCGAATCAAAAAAGTAATAGTCAAAAAAAATCTAATAAATAA
- a CDS encoding CapA family protein, which produces MMKKLKGIKWFNVILFLFVMVGLLVLAQFFVRPNMEGWDVERVLHYEAANDINIIYDYIYSDEVDYGIVVDQQKCENEETCDVKLTISKGRDVSKNTETEIRAYLDELIATGLITANEVNYHDSMYSNDVKPGFAVYYEPDPIKQRIDISFSLGPEIRVYKASMVAVGDILLHDTVFNDFRLEGDLFDFSPLLENVKSYIEPADFAFANQESNIGGIEIGLSSYPNFNSPYEIVRDLVGIGFNMFSRANNHTLDKGENGVILAESYWQTLNGIISAGSTDSQEKRDQIPVIEQNGIRLALLAYSYGFNGYRVPEDKPYLANEFSYEQAEQDIQKAKEVADVIVVSMHWGTEYQDTPNETQLEQAKWLADQGVNVILGEHPHVLQPVDILVGRDGNETLVAYSLGNFISGQTGLAKLVGGILKFDIIKTTIGDEVKIEISQPQLMPTYNYAENGTVNYQLVPLVESDQRDYFETVQALMENYSNVVDVVDYITYDEN; this is translated from the coding sequence ATGATGAAGAAGTTAAAAGGTATTAAGTGGTTCAATGTCATTTTGTTCCTATTCGTCATGGTTGGTTTATTAGTTTTAGCTCAATTTTTTGTTCGTCCTAATATGGAAGGATGGGATGTTGAGCGTGTTTTACATTATGAAGCTGCTAATGATATAAATATTATTTATGATTATATTTATTCAGACGAAGTGGATTATGGGATCGTTGTTGATCAACAAAAATGTGAAAATGAGGAGACTTGTGATGTTAAATTAACGATATCAAAAGGAAGAGATGTCTCAAAAAACACAGAAACAGAAATTAGAGCCTACCTAGATGAATTGATTGCTACGGGATTAATTACAGCAAATGAAGTCAATTATCATGACTCAATGTACTCAAATGATGTAAAGCCTGGATTTGCAGTTTATTATGAACCAGATCCTATTAAACAGCGTATTGATATTAGCTTTTCTTTAGGACCCGAAATACGTGTCTATAAAGCTTCTATGGTTGCTGTAGGTGATATTTTACTACATGATACTGTATTTAATGATTTTAGATTAGAAGGAGATTTGTTTGATTTTTCTCCATTACTTGAAAATGTAAAATCATATATTGAACCAGCAGACTTTGCTTTTGCAAATCAAGAGTCAAATATTGGAGGTATAGAGATTGGATTATCTTCATATCCAAACTTTAATAGTCCATATGAAATTGTTCGAGATCTTGTTGGCATTGGATTCAATATGTTTTCAAGAGCTAATAATCACACATTAGATAAGGGAGAAAATGGCGTGATTTTGGCTGAATCATACTGGCAAACCTTAAATGGAATTATTTCAGCTGGATCAACTGATTCACAAGAAAAACGTGATCAAATCCCTGTGATTGAACAAAATGGAATTAGATTAGCATTACTAGCATATTCTTACGGATTTAATGGATATAGGGTTCCAGAAGATAAACCTTATTTAGCTAATGAGTTCAGTTATGAACAAGCGGAACAAGATATTCAAAAAGCTAAAGAAGTTGCAGATGTTATCGTGGTTTCAATGCATTGGGGTACTGAATATCAAGATACACCAAATGAAACACAGTTAGAACAAGCCAAGTGGCTAGCAGATCAAGGTGTAAATGTTATTTTAGGTGAACATCCTCATGTTTTACAACCTGTTGATATCTTGGTTGGACGTGATGGAAATGAAACATTAGTTGCGTATTCATTAGGTAACTTTATTTCAGGTCAAACAGGACTTGCTAAATTAGTAGGTGGAATTTTAAAGTTTGATATTATTAAAACAACGATTGGTGATGAAGTGAAAATTGAAATTTCGCAACCTCAATTAATGCCAACCTATAACTATGCTGAAAATGGAACAGTTAATTATCAATTAGTTCCATTAGTTGAATCTGATCAACGTGATTATTTTGAAACGGTTCAAGCTTTAATGGAAAATTACTCGAATGTAGTTGATGTTGTAGATTACATTACTTACGATGAAAATTAG
- the smpB gene encoding SsrA-binding protein SmpB, with the protein MPKGVGSTLAQNKKAGHDYFIEETFEAGIVLQGTEIKSIRAGKVNLRDSFVRIDRNEAFVHNMHISHYEQGNRFNHDPLRTRKLLLHKREIAKLIGTQKMGGYSLIPLKLYIKDGYAKLLFGIAKGKKNYDKRQDLKAKDANRQIEKALKDRQKY; encoded by the coding sequence ATGCCAAAAGGTGTGGGATCAACGCTTGCGCAAAATAAAAAAGCAGGACATGATTATTTTATTGAAGAAACATTTGAAGCGGGAATTGTGCTGCAAGGAACTGAAATCAAATCGATTCGTGCCGGTAAAGTCAATTTAAGAGATTCATTTGTTCGTATTGATCGTAATGAAGCTTTTGTACATAATATGCACATTTCTCATTATGAACAAGGAAATCGATTTAATCATGATCCATTACGTACAAGAAAACTATTATTACACAAACGTGAAATAGCAAAATTAATTGGAACACAAAAAATGGGTGGTTATTCACTTATTCCATTAAAGTTATACATTAAAGATGGATATGCGAAATTATTATTTGGTATTGCAAAAGGGAAGAAAAATTACGATAAACGTCAAGATTTAAAGGCCAAAGATGCAAATCGTCAAATTGAAAAAGCATTGAAAGACCGTCAAAAGTATTAA
- a CDS encoding DHHW family protein, whose translation MDKVKNLVYSLMFLIFIFGISLWNMITPDKSISESENRPLQQFPKFTWERLASGKFTSGFDEYMTDQFVFKDDWVGVKSDVERLLLKGKNNGVYFGKQGYLLEEFLTPGKYFIRNLDSINAFHKKLPYLNTEVMLIPTAVEIYKELLPLYAPTYDQNLMLKQASATLSVDLIDVYSVLEAHKSEYIFYKTDHHWTTLGAFYAYQSLMGAIGEQAYHLEDFNIKQVSDSFYGTYYSKANNHHLQPDSMDIFIPKTDVSFSVSLNGEEVSLDGLYDYNYLNQKDKYSMFLGGNQPLTIVKSSINNGRKLVVFKDSYAHSLVPFLALHFEEIHLIDLRYFNMNPYEYIRDESFDQALFLYNLSTFGSEPNLIKLQSYN comes from the coding sequence ATGGATAAAGTTAAGAATTTAGTTTATAGTTTGATGTTTTTAATTTTTATTTTTGGAATAAGTTTATGGAATATGATAACGCCAGATAAAAGTATTTCTGAAAGTGAAAATCGTCCTTTACAGCAATTTCCTAAGTTTACATGGGAAAGACTTGCATCAGGAAAATTTACGAGTGGATTTGATGAGTACATGACGGATCAATTTGTATTTAAGGATGATTGGGTAGGGGTAAAATCTGATGTCGAGCGTTTACTTTTAAAGGGGAAAAATAATGGAGTTTATTTTGGAAAACAAGGCTATTTACTAGAAGAATTTTTGACGCCTGGAAAATACTTTATAAGAAACTTAGATTCAATAAATGCCTTTCATAAAAAGTTGCCCTATTTGAATACAGAAGTCATGCTCATTCCAACGGCAGTTGAAATTTATAAAGAGTTATTGCCACTATATGCACCAACATATGATCAAAATCTGATGCTTAAACAAGCAAGTGCTACATTATCAGTTGATTTAATTGATGTGTATTCGGTTCTAGAAGCACATAAATCTGAATATATTTTCTATAAAACCGATCATCATTGGACGACACTTGGGGCTTTTTATGCTTATCAAAGTCTAATGGGTGCAATAGGTGAACAAGCTTATCATTTAGAGGATTTTAATATTAAACAAGTCAGTGATTCATTTTATGGAACATATTATTCAAAGGCAAATAACCACCATTTACAACCTGATTCAATGGATATCTTTATTCCAAAAACTGACGTGAGTTTTTCTGTGAGTTTGAATGGAGAAGAAGTTAGTTTAGATGGTTTATACGATTATAATTACCTTAATCAAAAAGATAAATACTCAATGTTTTTAGGAGGAAATCAGCCTTTAACCATTGTAAAAAGTAGTATAAATAACGGTAGAAAACTTGTTGTGTTTAAAGATTCATATGCTCACAGTTTAGTACCATTTTTAGCGTTACATTTTGAAGAAATTCACTTAATTGATTTAAGATATTTCAATATGAATCCATATGAATATATTAGAGATGAATCATTTGATCAGGCATTGTTTTTATATAATTTATCAACATTTGGATCAGAACCTAACTTAATAAAATTACAGTCTTATAACTAA
- a CDS encoding phytoene desaturase family protein: MIEAQKKVIIVGAGIGGLASALRLLSKGYEVVIYEKNERVGGVVNQFYQDGYTFDLTASLSLIPQNFSQLFDDLNLKNELEMLSPKLLYRVFSAKGEKLDFSTNLIQLTQTLESISKKDSIGYLNLMTDIYQKYQLIEENFLTQSFEKKKEFFNLENMKNIFKIHPLQTTEDYVSQFIESEILQNYLYFQAMYIGSSPFDSSSTYSLLPGVTQLYGLPYFKGGMYAFVQRLESLILKLGGKIYCSQEVTELVTEGKHVKGVKIGEKLDKADLFLVNCNGFELKDKLLENKDKLSCSAFILYLGIKKELPQLNVHNIYIGDEFKKNIETVFKGNLPDKPSVYIYCPSRLDSSMAPKGCESLNIMMRVPNLTSHISWNDEIVILLKQKIYHILEEVLNCENLQQWIEVEQFLTPKDLEEKFGEVKGCAFGLGHHLLQTNYFRPHYRSEKYDNLFFVGASNHPGTGISLVLNSAKLVVEEIDKHIL; the protein is encoded by the coding sequence ATGATTGAAGCACAAAAAAAAGTTATTATTGTTGGTGCTGGAATAGGAGGATTAGCCAGCGCTTTAAGGTTGTTAAGCAAAGGTTATGAAGTCGTCATATACGAAAAAAATGAAAGAGTCGGCGGGGTTGTAAATCAGTTTTATCAAGATGGATACACATTCGATTTGACAGCTTCTTTATCTCTAATTCCTCAAAATTTCTCGCAACTTTTTGACGATTTAAATTTAAAAAACGAGCTTGAAATGCTTTCGCCTAAGCTTTTGTATCGAGTCTTTAGCGCTAAGGGGGAAAAATTAGATTTTAGTACTAATTTGATACAGTTGACTCAAACATTAGAATCTATCTCTAAAAAAGATAGCATCGGCTATTTGAATTTGATGACAGATATTTATCAGAAATATCAACTGATTGAAGAGAATTTTTTGACTCAATCTTTTGAAAAAAAGAAAGAATTTTTTAATTTAGAAAATATGAAAAATATCTTTAAAATTCATCCTCTTCAAACGACTGAAGATTATGTCTCTCAATTTATTGAAAGTGAGATTCTTCAAAACTATTTATATTTTCAGGCAATGTATATTGGGTCATCTCCATTCGATAGTTCAAGTACATATAGCTTACTTCCAGGCGTTACTCAACTGTATGGGTTACCATACTTTAAAGGGGGAATGTACGCCTTTGTACAAAGGTTAGAGTCTTTAATTTTAAAACTGGGTGGTAAAATTTATTGTAGCCAGGAAGTAACGGAGTTAGTGACGGAAGGTAAACATGTGAAAGGGGTTAAAATAGGAGAAAAATTAGATAAAGCTGATCTTTTTTTAGTCAATTGTAATGGTTTTGAATTAAAAGATAAGTTGTTAGAAAATAAAGATAAGTTATCTTGTTCAGCCTTTATTTTATATCTTGGTATTAAAAAAGAATTACCTCAACTAAATGTTCATAATATTTATATAGGCGATGAATTTAAGAAAAATATTGAGACAGTATTCAAGGGGAATTTACCTGATAAACCATCTGTCTATATTTATTGCCCAAGTCGATTGGATTCTTCAATGGCCCCTAAAGGATGTGAATCGTTGAATATTATGATGAGGGTTCCTAATTTAACGTCACATATTTCTTGGAATGATGAAATCGTAATCCTGTTAAAACAAAAAATTTATCATATTTTAGAAGAGGTTTTAAATTGTGAGAATCTACAGCAATGGATTGAAGTGGAACAATTTTTGACGCCGAAAGATTTAGAAGAAAAGTTTGGTGAGGTTAAGGGATGTGCTTTTGGACTAGGGCATCATCTATTACAAACTAATTATTTTAGACCTCATTATCGAAGTGAAAAGTATGATAATTTATTTTTTGTTGGTGCTTCTAATCATCCTGGAACAGGGATTTCATTAGTTTTAAATAGTGCTAAGCTTGTCGTAGAAGAAATTGATAAGCATATCTTATAA
- a CDS encoding sodium:calcium antiporter: MGLLLLQYVGLSFLVVFSSIKISECVDELDQRTKLGGALIGGILLAGVTSLPELITSISSTMMLNNPDLAFGNILGSNAFNVFILAVGNIVFIKHMLFNNIGRSNTMTNVINCIIYIIILFTFFSPTITQVGHVGTASISIAVLYYLNLKLASNLESNDNQSSDLPNPSESMLNLILRFVFFAIVIVISSLLVSITTDNIARETGVGSSFVGAIFLGVATSLPEMTSLISLIRMRNYDIAVGNIVGSNLFNFGIIALTDVLYFSGNIFEIADISNSLLVFVGLAESIVLAFVLFGIKIKNKFLYAIPSVLIILVYCYYITTSLK, encoded by the coding sequence ATGGGATTGTTATTATTGCAGTATGTGGGATTATCGTTTTTAGTCGTCTTTTCATCAATTAAAATTTCAGAATGTGTAGATGAACTTGATCAGAGAACTAAACTCGGGGGAGCTTTAATAGGAGGAATTTTATTAGCTGGGGTTACATCCTTACCAGAATTGATTACAAGTATTTCATCAACAATGATGTTAAATAACCCAGATTTAGCATTCGGAAACATTCTTGGAAGTAATGCTTTTAATGTTTTTATTTTAGCGGTTGGAAATATTGTTTTTATTAAGCACATGTTATTTAATAACATAGGACGCTCTAACACGATGACAAATGTTATTAACTGTATTATTTATATTATTATTTTATTTACGTTTTTTAGTCCAACGATTACACAGGTGGGACATGTTGGAACAGCATCTATTTCTATTGCGGTGTTATATTATTTAAATTTAAAATTAGCTTCTAATTTAGAGTCTAACGACAATCAAAGTAGCGATTTGCCAAATCCATCAGAATCAATGCTTAACTTAATTTTACGCTTCGTATTCTTTGCAATTGTTATTGTGATCAGTAGTTTATTAGTTTCAATTACGACAGATAACATTGCAAGGGAGACTGGTGTTGGTTCATCTTTTGTGGGAGCAATCTTTTTAGGGGTGGCAACATCATTACCTGAGATGACTAGTTTAATTAGTTTAATTAGAATGCGTAACTATGATATTGCGGTTGGGAATATTGTTGGAAGTAACTTGTTTAATTTTGGAATTATTGCTTTGACAGATGTTTTATATTTCTCGGGTAATATCTTTGAAATTGCCGATATCTCCAATTCATTGTTAGTTTTTGTTGGCTTGGCAGAATCTATTGTATTAGCTTTTGTGTTATTTGGTATTAAGATTAAAAATAAATTTTTATACGCAATTCCTTCTGTTTTGATTATTCTAGTTTATTGTTACTATATTACGACATCCTTGAAATAA
- a CDS encoding DUF4358 domain-containing protein, which produces MKKLKMMLMALLVTVVAVGCSNSKEGESASNTSATPEEIMNKIQETLASDYDMQLQDGVLPGFQVIDMTDSLQLGMYADHFNTADIESGYMLLPMMNVKSSLIMVVKAKDEKASESVKDGFEKVLSDQEATWSMYLPDQYELVQENQIKQQGNYLLYVTSDVADKIVKVFEESVK; this is translated from the coding sequence ATGAAAAAATTAAAGATGATGTTAATGGCTTTATTAGTAACAGTTGTAGCGGTAGGATGTAGTAATTCAAAAGAAGGAGAATCAGCTAGTAATACATCCGCGACACCTGAAGAAATCATGAATAAAATTCAAGAAACATTAGCAAGTGATTACGATATGCAACTTCAAGATGGTGTATTACCAGGATTTCAAGTGATTGATATGACAGATTCATTACAGTTAGGAATGTATGCGGATCATTTTAATACGGCAGATATTGAATCTGGATATATGTTATTACCAATGATGAATGTTAAATCTTCTTTAATTATGGTTGTAAAAGCTAAAGATGAGAAAGCATCAGAAAGTGTTAAAGATGGGTTTGAAAAAGTATTATCTGATCAAGAAGCAACATGGTCAATGTACTTACCAGATCAATATGAATTAGTTCAAGAAAACCAAATTAAACAACAAGGAAACTATTTATTATATGTAACAAGCGATGTAGCAGACAAAATTGTAAAAGTATTTGAAGAGTCAGTAAAATAA